One genomic segment of Mycolicibacterium chubuense NBB4 includes these proteins:
- the efeB gene encoding iron uptake transporter deferrochelatase/peroxidase subunit yields the protein MSSPPNNAVGEPRSGLSRRKLFGAAGVGAAVVGAASAGALAGRASAAQTSDHLQTAVPFRGAHQAGIVTEAQDRMHFATFDITTNSRDDVVKMLADWTEMAERMTRGEEAFAGGATGQNPYSPPTDTGEALGLPASQLTLTIGFGPSFFVKDGVDRFGIADKKPAELVDLPKFGNEKIDPARSGGDIVVQACANDPQVAVHAIRNLARTGFGTVAVRYSQLGFGRTSSTTRNQSTPRNLFGFKDGTANLRSDETEKLNNFVWVGDGDGPAWLTGGTYLVARRIRMRIEQWDRTTLLEQERVVGRQKGSGAPMGRGDEFDALDFDAQDDRHEPLIDERAHVRLVAPEHNNGIEILRRGYNFTDGSDGFGHLDAGLFFIAFVRNPLTQFVPLQTQMSRNDAMNEYIAPMSSAVFACPPGIPEGDTSTFWGSTLFD from the coding sequence GTGTCATCGCCCCCCAATAACGCTGTCGGAGAACCACGTTCGGGCCTGAGCCGGCGCAAGCTCTTCGGCGCCGCCGGGGTGGGAGCGGCGGTGGTCGGCGCGGCCAGTGCCGGAGCGCTGGCCGGCCGCGCCTCGGCCGCCCAGACCTCCGACCACCTGCAGACCGCGGTGCCGTTCCGCGGTGCGCATCAGGCCGGCATCGTCACCGAAGCCCAGGACCGAATGCACTTCGCCACGTTCGACATCACCACGAACAGCCGCGACGACGTCGTCAAGATGCTCGCCGACTGGACCGAGATGGCCGAGCGCATGACGCGGGGCGAGGAGGCGTTCGCGGGCGGCGCCACCGGGCAGAATCCTTACTCCCCGCCGACCGACACCGGCGAGGCGCTGGGGCTGCCGGCCTCCCAACTGACGCTGACCATCGGGTTCGGGCCGTCGTTCTTCGTCAAGGACGGCGTCGACCGGTTCGGCATCGCCGACAAGAAGCCCGCCGAACTGGTGGACCTGCCCAAGTTCGGAAACGAGAAGATCGACCCCGCCCGCAGCGGCGGCGACATCGTCGTGCAGGCCTGCGCGAACGATCCGCAGGTCGCCGTCCACGCGATCCGCAACCTCGCCCGCACCGGTTTCGGCACCGTGGCGGTGCGGTACTCGCAGCTGGGATTTGGCCGGACGTCGTCGACGACACGCAACCAGAGCACACCGCGAAACCTTTTCGGGTTCAAGGACGGAACGGCCAATCTCCGGTCGGACGAGACCGAGAAGCTGAACAACTTCGTCTGGGTCGGCGACGGGGACGGCCCGGCCTGGCTGACCGGCGGGACCTATCTGGTGGCGCGCCGCATCCGGATGCGCATCGAGCAGTGGGACCGCACCACGCTGCTCGAGCAGGAACGGGTCGTCGGCCGGCAGAAGGGCAGCGGGGCTCCGATGGGCCGCGGCGACGAGTTCGATGCGCTCGACTTCGACGCCCAGGACGACAGACATGAGCCGCTGATCGACGAGCGGGCCCACGTCCGGCTGGTGGCCCCTGAGCACAACAACGGCATCGAGATCCTGCGCCGCGGCTACAACTTCACCGACGGGTCCGACGGCTTCGGTCACCTCGACGCGGGCCTGTTCTTCATCGCGTTCGTGCGCAACCCGCTCACGCAGTTCGTGCCGCTGCAGACCCAGATGTCGCGCAACGACGCGATGAACGAGTACATCGCGCCCATGAGCTCAGCCGTGTTCGCCTGTCCGCCAGGGATTCCCGAGGGCGACACGTCGACGTTCTGGGGTTCGACGCTGTTCGACTGA
- a CDS encoding lytic transglycosylase domain-containing protein, translated as MTRVRWLRAVAVIGATALLLAASCSWQLGQFIPDGVPPPAGDVVPQIDTHARGRPADQLHEWAAERAPRLGIPATALEAYAYAARVADVENPGCHLKWTTLAGIGQVESHHGTYRGARVATNGDVAPPIRGVLLDGSGGNLQILDQDSVSHDPAVENKGDQSFARAMGPMQFIPETWRLYGVDANNDGKISADNIDDAALSAAGYLCWSGKDLQTPRGWMEALRAYNHSDAYARTVRDWATAYAAGHPL; from the coding sequence GTGACGCGGGTGCGATGGCTGCGGGCAGTGGCCGTGATCGGTGCGACAGCACTGCTCCTGGCTGCCAGCTGCTCGTGGCAGCTCGGCCAGTTCATTCCCGACGGCGTGCCGCCGCCGGCCGGCGACGTCGTCCCGCAGATCGACACGCACGCGCGCGGCCGGCCCGCCGATCAGCTGCACGAGTGGGCCGCCGAGCGCGCGCCCCGACTGGGCATCCCGGCCACCGCGCTGGAGGCATACGCGTACGCGGCGCGGGTCGCCGACGTGGAGAACCCCGGCTGTCACCTGAAATGGACGACGCTCGCGGGGATCGGTCAGGTGGAGAGCCACCACGGCACCTATCGCGGGGCCAGGGTCGCGACGAACGGGGACGTCGCACCGCCGATCCGGGGTGTCCTGCTCGACGGCTCGGGCGGCAACCTGCAGATCCTCGACCAGGATTCCGTCAGCCACGACCCGGCCGTGGAGAACAAGGGCGACCAGTCGTTCGCCCGCGCGATGGGGCCGATGCAGTTCATCCCGGAGACGTGGCGGCTCTACGGCGTCGACGCCAACAACGACGGCAAGATCAGCGCCGACAACATCGACGATGCGGCCCTGTCGGCGGCCGGATATCTGTGCTGGAGCGGCAAGGACCTGCAGACGCCGCGGGGCTGGATGGAGGCGCTGCGGGCTTACAACCACTCCGATGCGTACGCCCGCACGGTGCGGGACTGGGCGACCGCCTACGCCGCCGGACATCCGCTCTGA
- the efeO gene encoding iron uptake system protein EfeO, protein MKVQTSAAALAAVLAGFALTSCQAKEESSGTAADGRQAAGDITVDASDTSCTLSGTEGKTGANTFVITNNGSKVTEFYVYGEGERVMGEVENISPGLQRKLIVQLSQPGTYKTACKPGMVGDGIRGDFTVTGDAVQVDTEGKFAEAADSYKRYVNSQTDALVAATADFVAAVKAGDIAKAKALYPTARTYYERIEPVAESFPNDLDPRIDLREADLEPGQKWTGFHRLEKDLWVQGLQPDTNAVADQLTADVKELNDGVKAPDWTIDSTQIAGGAQGLLDEIASSKISGEEDIFSHTDLWDFKANVEGSQTAVASVRPILDERNADLGKRVDQRFTEVEALLEKYRQGDGFVSYDTVTEPERQELSRAIDALSKEVSQVQGVIAPQ, encoded by the coding sequence GTGAAGGTTCAAACCTCAGCCGCGGCACTCGCCGCGGTCCTGGCCGGGTTCGCGCTCACCAGCTGCCAGGCCAAAGAGGAGTCGTCGGGCACTGCCGCGGACGGCCGACAAGCCGCCGGCGACATCACGGTCGACGCGTCCGACACCTCGTGCACGCTGTCGGGCACCGAGGGCAAGACCGGCGCCAACACCTTCGTCATCACCAACAACGGGTCCAAGGTCACCGAGTTCTACGTCTACGGCGAGGGTGAGCGCGTGATGGGCGAGGTCGAGAACATCTCCCCCGGCCTGCAACGCAAGCTCATCGTGCAGCTCTCGCAGCCCGGCACATACAAGACGGCCTGCAAGCCCGGCATGGTCGGCGACGGCATCCGCGGCGATTTCACCGTCACCGGCGACGCGGTACAGGTCGACACCGAGGGCAAGTTCGCCGAGGCCGCCGACAGCTACAAGCGGTACGTGAACAGCCAGACCGACGCGCTGGTGGCCGCCACCGCGGACTTCGTGGCGGCGGTGAAGGCCGGCGACATCGCCAAGGCCAAGGCGCTGTATCCGACAGCGCGCACCTATTACGAGCGCATCGAGCCCGTCGCCGAGTCGTTCCCCAACGACCTCGACCCCCGCATCGACCTGCGCGAGGCCGACCTCGAGCCCGGCCAGAAGTGGACCGGTTTCCACCGCCTGGAGAAGGACCTCTGGGTGCAGGGCCTCCAGCCCGACACGAACGCCGTCGCCGACCAGCTGACGGCCGACGTCAAGGAGCTCAACGACGGCGTCAAGGCGCCGGACTGGACCATCGACTCCACCCAGATCGCCGGCGGCGCACAAGGTCTGCTCGATGAGATCGCCTCGAGCAAGATCTCGGGCGAGGAAGACATCTTCAGCCACACCGACCTCTGGGACTTCAAAGCGAACGTCGAAGGCTCGCAGACGGCGGTCGCCTCGGTGCGGCCGATCCTCGACGAGCGCAACGCCGATCTGGGCAAGCGGGTCGACCAGCGCTTCACCGAAGTCGAAGCGCTGCTCGAGAAGTACCGCCAGGGCGACGGTTTCGTGTCCTACGACACGGTGACCGAGCCGGAACGCCAGGAGCTCTCGCGGGCCATCGACGCGCTGAGCAAGGAAGTCAGCCAGGTGCAAGGTGTCATCGCCCCCCAATAA
- the efeU gene encoding iron uptake transporter permease EfeU, protein MNAGTDLPATALAAAPNVTSQLFGSGLIGLREGLEAAIVVSILVAFLVKSERRDALRWVWLGVGAAVAMTVIVFSTIQFGENTISGLAAEAIAGVASLIAVAIVTTMVLWMRKAAASMSGELRSDMARALETGPLAVLALAFFAVGREGVETALFMVGYAEATTSWPLIGLVAGVVVAGLIAYGMYRGALSIDLRRFFTYTGVFLILVAAGILSYGIGALQTVGWLPGLSAKAFDITAWFNWSAWYGEVVQGVFNVTPTPTVLQLAGWSAYLAVVLALFLRPTAAPARPTNPSPQPHPSPERSIT, encoded by the coding sequence ATGAATGCCGGCACCGACCTCCCGGCCACCGCGCTCGCGGCGGCACCGAACGTGACATCGCAGCTGTTCGGCAGCGGTTTGATCGGCCTTCGCGAGGGCCTCGAAGCCGCCATCGTCGTGTCGATACTCGTCGCCTTCCTGGTCAAGTCCGAGCGCCGCGATGCCCTGCGCTGGGTGTGGCTCGGCGTCGGGGCGGCCGTCGCCATGACGGTGATCGTCTTCTCCACTATCCAGTTCGGTGAGAACACCATCTCCGGGCTCGCCGCCGAGGCCATCGCCGGCGTGGCCTCGCTGATCGCCGTGGCGATCGTCACCACGATGGTGCTGTGGATGCGGAAGGCGGCCGCATCGATGTCCGGCGAACTGCGCAGCGACATGGCGCGCGCGTTGGAGACCGGGCCGCTGGCCGTGCTGGCGCTGGCGTTCTTCGCGGTGGGCCGCGAGGGTGTCGAAACCGCGTTGTTCATGGTCGGCTACGCCGAGGCCACCACCAGCTGGCCGCTGATCGGTCTGGTCGCCGGGGTGGTGGTCGCGGGGCTGATCGCCTACGGCATGTACCGCGGCGCGCTGAGCATCGACCTCCGCAGGTTCTTCACCTACACCGGCGTGTTCCTGATCCTCGTCGCCGCCGGGATCCTCTCCTACGGGATCGGCGCCCTGCAGACCGTGGGATGGCTGCCCGGCCTGTCCGCCAAGGCGTTCGACATCACGGCATGGTTCAACTGGTCGGCCTGGTACGGCGAAGTCGTCCAGGGCGTCTTCAACGTCACGCCGACCCCGACCGTGCTCCAGCTCGCCGGCTGGTCGGCCTACCTCGCCGTCGTTCTCGCGCTGTTCCTGCGCCCGACCGCGGCGCCGGCTCGGCCCACCAACCCCTCCCCCCAACCCCATCCCTCCCCCGAAAGGTCGATCACGTGA
- a CDS encoding nucleoside triphosphate pyrophosphohydrolase, with protein sequence MTVVLVDPRRPSLIPVEAIELLSGDVQYTEEMPIKVPWSLPSARPAYEGEPAATLLSSDRDHPSVATRIAAGERVICAPEPQPGERLVDAVALMDTLRTAGPWESQQTHDSLRRYLLEETYELFDAVHGGDLAELRDELGDVLLQVLFHARIAEDAPEGAFDIDDVADALVRKLGHRVPAVLAGESISLEEQLAQWEQRKALETSARESSMDGIPTGQPALALAQKVLARAENAGVPAELVPAALTTVTVSAEFDAENGLRTAILEFMADVRAAERSVAAARRRAEVAEELDDTPVGVITPDEWHAHWPDTGEPEAVEYEVPDEEAVADEPEAPDEEAPDEFDEPEATEQEPEPAEQ encoded by the coding sequence ATGACGGTGGTGCTGGTCGACCCGCGCCGCCCGTCGCTGATTCCCGTCGAGGCGATCGAACTCCTCAGCGGCGACGTCCAGTACACCGAGGAGATGCCGATCAAGGTGCCGTGGTCGCTGCCTTCGGCGCGGCCCGCCTACGAGGGCGAACCCGCGGCCACGTTGCTCTCCTCCGACCGCGACCATCCTTCGGTGGCCACGCGGATCGCGGCCGGCGAACGGGTGATCTGCGCCCCTGAACCGCAGCCCGGTGAACGCCTGGTCGACGCGGTCGCGCTGATGGACACGTTGCGCACCGCCGGGCCGTGGGAGAGCCAGCAGACCCACGACTCGCTGCGGCGGTATCTGCTGGAGGAGACCTACGAACTGTTCGACGCCGTCCACGGCGGTGACCTCGCGGAGCTGCGCGACGAGCTCGGCGACGTGCTGTTGCAGGTGCTGTTCCATGCCCGCATCGCCGAGGACGCGCCGGAGGGCGCCTTCGACATCGACGACGTCGCCGACGCACTGGTGCGCAAGCTCGGCCACCGGGTGCCCGCGGTGCTGGCCGGTGAGTCGATCTCGCTGGAGGAGCAGCTGGCCCAGTGGGAGCAGCGCAAGGCGTTGGAGACCTCGGCCCGTGAGTCGAGTATGGACGGCATCCCGACCGGGCAGCCCGCGCTGGCGCTGGCGCAGAAGGTGCTCGCTCGCGCCGAGAACGCGGGCGTCCCGGCGGAGCTCGTTCCCGCCGCCCTCACCACGGTCACGGTGTCCGCGGAGTTCGACGCTGAAAACGGTTTGCGGACAGCGATTCTGGAGTTCATGGCCGACGTCCGCGCCGCGGAGCGCTCCGTCGCCGCGGCCCGGCGCCGCGCCGAGGTCGCCGAAGAGCTCGACGACACACCCGTGGGTGTCATCACCCCCGACGAGTGGCACGCGCACTGGCCGGACACGGGGGAGCCCGAGGCTGTGGAGTACGAGGTGCCCGACGAGGAGGCCGTGGCTGACGAGCCCGAGGCGCCCGACGAGGAGGCGCCCGACGAATTCGACGAGCCCGAGGCCACGGAGCAGGAGCCGGAACCCGCCGAGCAGTAG
- a CDS encoding IS110 family transposase, translated as MIFVGDDWAEDHHDVYLMDEAGQRLAARRLPEGLSGIRALHELIAVHADQPDQVLVGIETDRGLWVSALAAAGYQVWAINPMAAARYRDRHHVAGAKSDAADAKLLADLVRTDRHNHRQIAGDSPDAEAIKVLARSHQSLIWARTRHANMLRSALREYYPAALEAFDALTDGDALAILGRAPTPEQGAQLSLAKIGSALKAAGRQRNIEARAAEIQAVLRRKHLTAPPAVAAAFGATTTAAVHVIAALNTQIADLETALADHFETHPDADIYRSLPGLGVVLGARVLGEFGDDPNRFTTAKCRKNYAGTSPLTIASGRKRAVLARHVRNKRLYDAIDQWAFCALLRSPGARTYYDEHRAAGDTHHQALRALGNRLVGVLHGCLRHHTRYEEHKAWAHRQTAAA; from the coding sequence ATGATCTTCGTCGGCGACGACTGGGCCGAAGACCATCACGACGTGTATCTGATGGACGAGGCTGGCCAACGGCTGGCGGCGCGGCGATTACCCGAGGGCCTCTCCGGTATCCGGGCCCTGCACGAGCTGATCGCCGTCCACGCCGACCAACCCGACCAGGTGCTGGTCGGCATCGAAACCGATCGCGGCCTGTGGGTCTCAGCGTTGGCCGCGGCCGGCTATCAGGTGTGGGCGATCAACCCGATGGCAGCCGCTCGCTACCGTGATCGACATCACGTGGCGGGGGCGAAGTCCGATGCCGCTGATGCCAAGCTCTTGGCCGATCTGGTCCGCACCGACCGGCACAACCACCGTCAGATCGCCGGCGACAGCCCCGATGCTGAGGCGATCAAGGTGCTGGCCCGCTCGCATCAGAGTTTGATCTGGGCGCGCACCCGGCATGCCAACATGCTGCGCAGCGCGCTGCGGGAGTACTACCCCGCCGCATTAGAGGCCTTCGATGCGCTCACCGACGGCGACGCACTGGCCATCCTGGGACGTGCACCGACACCTGAACAAGGTGCCCAACTGAGCCTGGCCAAGATCGGATCGGCACTCAAAGCCGCTGGGCGGCAACGCAACATCGAGGCACGCGCCGCCGAGATCCAAGCCGTGTTGCGGCGCAAGCACCTCACCGCACCCCCCGCGGTCGCGGCTGCGTTTGGGGCCACCACAACCGCGGCGGTGCATGTCATCGCGGCGTTGAACACCCAGATCGCCGACCTGGAAACCGCGCTGGCCGACCATTTTGAGACACACCCGGACGCCGACATCTACCGCTCCCTGCCAGGACTTGGTGTCGTGCTCGGCGCCCGGGTGCTCGGTGAGTTCGGGGACGACCCGAACCGGTTCACCACGGCCAAGTGTCGCAAGAACTACGCCGGAACATCACCGTTGACCATCGCGTCGGGTCGAAAACGTGCCGTGCTGGCCCGCCACGTCCGCAACAAACGCCTCTACGACGCCATTGATCAATGGGCATTCTGCGCGCTGCTTCGAAGCCCCGGTGCGCGGACCTACTACGACGAGCACCGCGCAGCCGGCGACACCCACCATCAAGCGCTACGCGCACTCGGGAACCGGCTCGTCGGCGTCCTCCACGGCTGCCTCCGCCACCACACACGCTACGAGGAACACAAGGCCTGGGCGCACCGACAAACCGCAGCCGCTTGA
- the eno gene encoding phosphopyruvate hydratase encodes MPIIEQVGAREILDSRGNPTVEVEVGLLDGTVARAAVPSGASTGEHEAVELRDGGSRYLGKGVQKAVEAVLDEIAPAVIGIGADEQRLVDQALVDLDGTPDKSRLGANAILGVSLAVAKAAAQSAELPLFRYVGGPNAHILPVPMMNIINGGAHADTGVDVQEFMIAPIGAPSFKEALRWGAEVYHSLKSVLKKQGLGTGLGDEGGFAPDLPGTKAALDLISSAIEAAGLTVGSDVALALDVAATEFYTAGTGYAFEKQTRTAEQMASFYEELMGGYPLVSIEDPLSEDDWDGWVALTTAIGDRVQIVGDDLFVTNPERLEDGIEKGAANALLVKVNQIGTLTETLDAVSLAHNAGYKTMMSHRSGETEDTTIADLAVAVGSGQIKTGAPARSERVAKYNQLLRIEEELGDAARYAGDLAFPRFALADESPARGADGGVK; translated from the coding sequence GTGCCCATCATCGAGCAGGTCGGAGCCCGCGAGATCCTCGACTCCCGGGGCAATCCGACAGTCGAGGTCGAGGTGGGCCTGCTGGATGGCACCGTCGCCCGCGCCGCGGTGCCGTCGGGCGCCTCCACCGGCGAGCACGAGGCCGTCGAACTGCGTGACGGCGGCTCGCGGTACCTCGGCAAGGGCGTGCAGAAGGCCGTCGAGGCCGTGCTCGACGAGATCGCTCCTGCGGTGATCGGCATCGGCGCCGACGAGCAGCGCCTCGTCGACCAGGCGCTGGTCGACCTCGACGGCACTCCCGACAAGTCGCGGCTGGGCGCCAACGCGATCCTCGGTGTCTCGCTCGCGGTGGCGAAGGCCGCGGCGCAGTCGGCCGAGTTGCCCCTGTTCCGCTACGTCGGCGGACCCAACGCCCACATCCTGCCCGTGCCGATGATGAACATCATCAACGGCGGCGCTCACGCCGACACCGGCGTGGACGTGCAGGAGTTCATGATCGCCCCGATCGGCGCGCCGTCGTTCAAGGAGGCGCTGCGCTGGGGCGCGGAGGTGTATCACTCGCTCAAGTCGGTGCTCAAGAAGCAGGGGCTCGGCACGGGACTCGGCGACGAGGGCGGTTTCGCCCCCGACCTGCCCGGAACGAAGGCGGCGCTGGATCTGATCAGCTCGGCCATCGAAGCAGCCGGCCTGACCGTCGGCAGCGACGTGGCCCTGGCGCTCGACGTCGCCGCGACCGAGTTCTACACCGCGGGCACCGGGTACGCCTTCGAGAAGCAGACCCGCACCGCCGAGCAGATGGCCTCGTTCTACGAGGAGTTGATGGGCGGCTACCCGCTGGTGTCGATCGAGGACCCGCTGTCCGAAGACGACTGGGACGGCTGGGTGGCGCTGACCACCGCCATCGGCGACCGCGTCCAGATCGTCGGCGACGACCTGTTCGTCACCAACCCCGAACGGCTCGAGGACGGCATCGAGAAGGGCGCGGCCAACGCGCTGCTGGTGAAGGTGAACCAGATCGGCACGCTCACCGAGACGCTCGACGCGGTGTCGCTGGCCCACAACGCGGGCTACAAGACGATGATGAGCCACCGCAGCGGCGAGACCGAGGACACCACGATCGCCGACCTCGCGGTGGCGGTCGGCAGCGGCCAGATCAAGACCGGCGCCCCCGCCCGCAGCGAGCGCGTCGCGAAGTACAACCAGCTGCTCCGCATCGAAGAAGAGCTCGGCGATGCCGCCCGCTATGCCGGCGACCTGGCGTTCCCGCGATTCGCCTTGGCCGACGAGTCGCCCGCGCGGGGAGCAGACGGTGGAGTGAAATAG